DNA from Pelobacter propionicus DSM 2379:
TCGTCGTCTGACTGCCTTGTTCATTGCGCAGGTAGACGGTTAAATTGAGCAATGTACTAACGGTGTAGAATCTCAGATGCTAGGTTTTTCGGACGTGGGTTCGATTCCCACCACCTCCACCAATCAATAGTCCGGCACGGTCCGGGCACATCCAAAAGCCCTTGAGAAATCAGGGGCTTTTTCTTTTGTCTTGCCAGTGTAGTCCAATGATGTACCCTGAAATCCGGTTGTTTTGGGGGTAACTCTGGGGGTAGTGGGTAGGCGCCTGGGGGTAACTTGCAAATAATCTGGGGGTAACTGGGGTAGATATGGCGCTGACGGACGCTCAGGTGAAGGCGGCAAAGCCGAAAGAGAAGGCGTACAAGCTGACCGATGGTGACGGGCTATATTTGTAGGTTATGCCAGCCGGGGGGAAGTGGTGGCGCTTCAAGTACCGCTTCGGCGGCAAGGAGAAATTACTTTCCTTCGGCACCTATCCCGACATCTCCCTTGCGGAAGCGCAGGCGAAGAGGCACGAGGCGCGAAACCAGGTTGCCAACGGTATTGACCCCGGAGCTGAACGCAAGGAGCTGAAGAGGGCGGAGCAGGAGCAACAGGAGATCGTCGAAAACAGCTTCAAGGTGGTCGCTCGCGAATGGCACGGGAAGTTTTCCGGCCAATGGTCGCCGGGCCACTCCATGACTACCATGGACCGCTTGGAGCGGGACATATTCCCCTGGCTGGGGAGCAAGCCAGTTGCTGATGTCAAGCCAGTTGACCTTTTGGCGGTACTGCGCCGGATAGAGGGGAGGGGGGCGCTGGAGACGGCACACAGAGTCCGAACTATCTGTGGGCAGGTGCTGCGTTATGCTGTGGCTACCGGACGTGCTGAAAGGGATTCTGCGGCAGACCTGCGGGGTGCGTTGCCGCCGGTGCGGGAAAAACACCATGCGGCGCTGACCGACCCGAAGGAGGTGGCCGACCTGCTGAGGGCCATTGATGGCTTCAAGGGAACCTTTCACGTTAAGTGCGCTTTGAAGCTCGCCCCTATGCTATTT
Protein-coding regions in this window:
- a CDS encoding tyrosine-type recombinase/integrase, whose product is MPAGGKWWRFKYRFGGKEKLLSFGTYPDISLAEAQAKRHEARNQVANGIDPGAERKELKRAEQEQQEIVENSFKVVAREWHGKFSGQWSPGHSMTTMDRLERDIFPWLGSKPVADVKPVDLLAVLRRIEGRGALETAHRVRTICGQVLRYAVATGRAERDSAADLRGALPPVREKHHAALTDPKEVADLLRAIDGFKGTFHVKCALKLAPMLFVRPGELRQMEWAEIDLDGAQWNIPAEKMKMKQAHIVSLCKQAVAILKELQPLTGAGRYVFLCHRSPLRPMTNNAINAAFRRMGYTSDEMTGHGFRAMARTILDEVLQVRPDFVEHQLAHVVRDPNGRAYNRTAHLKERRKMMQLWADYLDGLRVGAKVIPLRNTS